A portion of the Campylobacter concisus ATCC 51562 genome contains these proteins:
- the nadD gene encoding nicotinate (nicotinamide) nucleotide adenylyltransferase → MKLALFGGSFDPVHLGHDSIVKMALSSLDIDKLIIMPTFISPFKSEFSAPPELRLKWIREIWGGLEKVEISDYEINLARPVPTIETVKYLYEKFKIEKFYLIIGADHLATLDKWHGYEELKSLVHFVIAKRNHIEIPRNLQKMDVHVDVSSSQIRHQKGLDELPSEIKDEIINFYQGYKMQERSMQERTESIVKVLDAKKAEEIQVFDMSGDDYFVKAVVIATTLGERHAYSLSEDLKEELKPLGEKFIGTESSPDWIVMDLGDILIHLLSPAYRAKYNIEEFLQKLKTSKES, encoded by the coding sequence ATGAAGTTAGCACTTTTTGGCGGGAGCTTTGATCCGGTTCATTTAGGACACGATAGCATTGTGAAAATGGCACTAAGTAGCCTTGATATCGACAAGCTCATCATAATGCCAACTTTTATAAGTCCCTTTAAGAGTGAATTTTCAGCTCCACCAGAGCTTCGCCTAAAGTGGATAAGAGAAATTTGGGGCGGCCTAGAGAAGGTCGAGATCTCAGACTATGAGATAAATTTAGCTCGCCCAGTGCCTACGATCGAGACGGTCAAGTATTTGTATGAGAAATTCAAGATAGAAAAATTTTATCTCATAATAGGCGCTGACCACCTAGCCACGCTTGATAAGTGGCACGGCTATGAGGAGCTTAAAAGCTTAGTGCATTTTGTGATCGCCAAGCGCAATCACATAGAAATTCCACGCAATCTACAAAAAATGGACGTGCACGTGGACGTTAGCTCGTCGCAGATCAGGCACCAAAAGGGGCTTGATGAGTTGCCTAGCGAGATAAAAGATGAAATCATAAATTTTTACCAAGGATACAAAATGCAAGAGAGATCGATGCAAGAGCGCACCGAAAGTATAGTTAAGGTTTTAGACGCAAAAAAGGCTGAAGAGATACAAGTGTTTGATATGAGTGGAGATGATTATTTCGTAAAAGCCGTAGTTATCGCCACAACACTTGGCGAGAGACACGCTTACTCACTGAGCGAGGATCTAAAAGAGGAGCTTAAACCTCTTGGAGAAAAATTTATAGGTACGGAGAGTTCGCCTGATTGGATTGTGATGGACCTTGGCGACATTTTGATACATCTTTTAAGCCCAGCTTATCGAGCAAAATACAACATCGAAGAGTTTTTGCAAAAGCTAAAAACTAGCAAAGAGTCTTAA
- a CDS encoding YeiH family protein translates to MSRKILAALVLALICTVSFTLSNTILAKFHTSPLIISIVLGAIFANLFTKQTQILKSSGIVAIAGKQILRLGIILFGFNISLSEIASVGTIGVIYAAFMVFATFCFALFVAKTLGLSKDSAVLIGSGASICGAAAVMATQNEIKADANKLAIAICTVVLFGTIGMFIYPFIAKFLALTPRQTGFFIGGSLHEVAHVVAASAAFDSAASSTAVIIKMLRVIMLVPFLFLLNFLNLSQNSGGSKLKSIPWFALFFLVAICVRSLPFFPENLVQILKLAASICLCVAMCALGFGIDRSIFKATGKKPFLLAFFIFLWLICSSLVLVKTLC, encoded by the coding sequence ATGTCTCGTAAAATTCTTGCTGCGCTTGTTCTAGCGCTGATTTGCACCGTTTCTTTTACGCTCTCAAACACGATTTTGGCTAAATTTCACACTAGCCCGCTTATCATCTCCATCGTTTTAGGCGCCATTTTTGCAAATCTTTTTACCAAGCAGACTCAAATTTTAAAATCAAGCGGCATCGTAGCGATCGCTGGGAAGCAAATTTTAAGACTTGGCATCATACTTTTTGGCTTTAATATAAGCCTTAGCGAGATCGCAAGTGTTGGCACCATTGGCGTGATATACGCAGCTTTTATGGTCTTTGCAACCTTTTGCTTTGCGCTTTTTGTGGCCAAAACCTTGGGGCTTAGCAAAGATAGTGCCGTGCTCATTGGCTCAGGGGCTAGCATATGCGGCGCAGCTGCTGTCATGGCTACTCAAAATGAGATAAAAGCAGACGCAAACAAGCTTGCTATCGCCATTTGCACGGTGGTGCTCTTTGGGACGATTGGTATGTTTATCTATCCATTTATCGCTAAATTTCTAGCTCTCACGCCACGCCAAACTGGCTTTTTTATCGGTGGCTCACTTCACGAGGTAGCCCACGTAGTTGCAGCCTCAGCAGCATTCGACAGCGCAGCTAGCAGCACCGCTGTCATCATAAAAATGCTTCGCGTCATCATGCTTGTGCCATTTTTGTTTTTGCTAAATTTCTTAAATTTAAGCCAAAATAGCGGTGGCTCGAAGCTAAAGAGCATACCTTGGTTTGCACTATTTTTCCTAGTGGCGATCTGCGTTAGATCTCTGCCATTTTTCCCTGAAAATTTGGTGCAAATTTTAAAGCTAGCAGCTAGTATCTGTCTTTGCGTCGCGATGTGTGCATTGGGGTTTGGGATAGATAGGAGTATATTTAAAGCGACGGGCAAAAAGCCATTTTTGCTAGCATTTTTTATATTTTTATGGCTTATTTGCTCTTCGCTTGTTCTTGTTAAGACTCTTTGCTAG
- a CDS encoding sugar transferase, protein MIILGEKYAFTSLELEKLRKKFGQVNFLSHENSDAKALRSALENLIKSGDQRLIVLNTAKPVDGKLVRFLTLLQFKTKYKKIKFLNVENFLEIYLHKCYIPENGENLNFLNDIKPYNALEYALKRVIDYTSCSLLLVILFVLKFYVKKKIDEQSPGSLYFLQNRVGLNTKIFKCYKFRTMYENSEHNPYTQKNDTRVFKFGEFMRKTRIDEIPQCINVFRGDMHLIGPRTEWDILVHDYEKKIPYYNERHIVRPGITGWAQVNYPYGSNTHDAKQKLMYDLYYIKHWSLWLEIKIIVKTIAIVFEKKGV, encoded by the coding sequence ATGATCATCCTTGGCGAAAAATATGCTTTTACCAGCTTAGAACTAGAAAAGCTTAGAAAGAAATTTGGTCAAGTAAATTTTTTATCCCATGAAAATAGCGACGCAAAAGCCTTGCGAAGCGCACTAGAAAATCTCATAAAATCAGGTGATCAAAGGCTGATCGTACTAAACACCGCAAAGCCAGTTGATGGCAAACTGGTGAGATTTCTCACGCTTTTGCAGTTTAAAACGAAGTATAAAAAGATAAAATTTCTAAATGTAGAGAATTTTTTAGAAATTTATCTGCACAAATGTTATATCCCAGAAAATGGCGAAAATTTAAACTTTTTAAACGACATAAAGCCTTATAATGCCCTTGAATACGCCTTAAAACGCGTGATAGACTATACAAGCTGCTCACTGCTTCTTGTGATACTTTTTGTGCTTAAATTTTACGTAAAGAAAAAGATAGACGAGCAGTCCCCTGGCAGCCTTTACTTCTTGCAAAATAGGGTTGGGCTGAATACTAAAATATTTAAGTGCTATAAATTTAGAACGATGTACGAAAACTCAGAACATAACCCATATACTCAAAAAAACGACACAAGAGTATTTAAATTTGGCGAATTTATGCGTAAGACTAGAATAGATGAAATACCTCAATGTATCAATGTATTTCGCGGCGATATGCACCTAATAGGTCCGCGTACAGAATGGGATATATTAGTTCATGACTACGAAAAAAAGATACCTTACTACAACGAACGCCACATCGTTCGCCCAGGGATTACTGGCTGGGCGCAGGTAAACTACCCTTATGGCTCAAATACACACGACGCCAAACAAAAACTAATGTATGATCTTTACTACATAAAGCATTGGTCACTTTGGTTGGAGATAAAGATCATAGTAAAAACTATTGCGATTGTATTTGAGAAAAAAGGTGTTTAA
- the argS gene encoding arginine--tRNA ligase — protein sequence MKNKIKAEISKVLEREFVLEKPKDKNLAHYATPLFSLAKELRKSPAMISSEFADKFSDSKIVEASAVNGYLNFKLKSKFLDEISKQILLDSENFAKEDVKKDSYLIEYISANPTGPLHIGHVRGAVYGDTLARLGKRLGYAISTEYYINDAGNQIDLLGTSISLAAKEQLFNENVVYPEKYYRGDYILDIAKLANEKFGKEIFYDKSRNLELAEFGKDIVLEIIKKDLADVGIFIESWASEKALYDGLEPTINKLKRSNQMYEKEGATYIASTTLGDDNDRVVVRNDGRPTYLAGDIIYHNAKFEKNFDHYINIWGADHHGYIARLKAAINFLGYDENKLEVILMQMVSLLKDGKPYKMSKRAGNAVLMSDIVSEIGAEALRFIFISKANTSSLEFDVDELKKEDSSNPIFYINYAHARINQIFTKAEKSVCDVINADFECLDENAKNLLFEALILPEILEDAFTSRQLQKIPDYLKSLAASFHKFYNENRVVGNENEDSLLKVFAVVAISIKTAFNIMGITAKDKM from the coding sequence TTGAAAAATAAAATAAAAGCTGAAATTTCAAAGGTTTTAGAGCGTGAATTTGTGCTTGAAAAGCCAAAGGATAAAAATTTAGCCCACTATGCTACGCCACTTTTTAGTCTAGCAAAGGAGTTAAGAAAGTCACCGGCTATGATATCTAGCGAGTTTGCTGATAAATTTAGTGATAGCAAAATAGTTGAAGCTAGTGCAGTAAATGGCTACTTAAATTTCAAGCTAAAAAGCAAGTTTTTAGATGAAATTTCAAAGCAAATTTTGCTAGACAGCGAAAATTTTGCAAAAGAAGATGTGAAAAAAGATAGCTATTTAATAGAATACATCAGCGCAAATCCAACTGGACCACTTCACATCGGACATGTTAGAGGCGCAGTTTACGGCGATACTTTGGCAAGACTTGGCAAAAGACTTGGCTATGCTATCTCAACAGAGTACTATATAAACGACGCTGGTAATCAAATCGACCTGCTTGGTACTTCGATATCGCTTGCGGCAAAAGAGCAGCTTTTTAACGAAAATGTCGTCTATCCAGAGAAATACTACCGAGGCGATTATATTTTAGATATTGCTAAGCTTGCAAATGAGAAATTTGGCAAGGAAATTTTTTATGACAAGAGCAGAAACCTTGAGCTTGCCGAGTTTGGCAAGGATATCGTACTTGAGATCATCAAAAAAGATTTAGCAGATGTTGGGATATTTATAGAGAGCTGGGCTAGTGAGAAAGCTCTTTATGATGGCTTAGAGCCAACTATAAATAAGCTAAAACGTTCAAATCAAATGTATGAAAAAGAGGGCGCTACTTATATCGCTTCAACTACACTTGGCGACGATAACGATAGGGTTGTGGTTAGAAATGATGGTAGACCGACATATCTAGCTGGCGACATTATCTATCATAACGCTAAATTTGAGAAAAATTTCGATCACTACATAAACATTTGGGGTGCAGATCACCATGGATATATAGCAAGGCTAAAGGCTGCGATAAATTTTCTTGGATACGATGAAAACAAGCTTGAAGTGATACTTATGCAGATGGTTAGCCTGCTAAAAGATGGCAAGCCATACAAGATGAGCAAGCGTGCTGGTAATGCTGTGCTAATGAGCGATATCGTAAGTGAGATCGGTGCTGAGGCACTTAGATTTATCTTTATAAGCAAGGCAAATACGAGTAGTTTGGAATTTGATGTGGATGAGCTTAAAAAAGAGGACAGCTCAAATCCTATCTTTTATATAAACTACGCTCACGCTAGGATAAATCAAATCTTCACAAAGGCTGAAAAGAGCGTTTGTGACGTGATAAATGCAGACTTTGAATGCTTAGATGAAAATGCTAAAAATTTACTTTTTGAAGCGCTAATCTTGCCTGAAATTTTAGAGGATGCTTTTACTTCAAGGCAACTTCAAAAGATCCCAGACTATCTGAAGTCGCTGGCTGCTAGCTTTCATAAATTTTATAATGAAAACCGTGTGGTTGGAAATGAAAACGAAGATAGCTTACTAAAAGTCTTTGCAGTCGTTGCTATCTCGATAAAAACAGCATTTAATATAATGGGAATTACAGCTAAAGATAAGATGTAG
- the tatA gene encoding twin-arginine translocase TatA/TatE family subunit has protein sequence MGSFSIGHWLVVLAIIVLLFGAKKIPELAKGLGKGIKTFKAEMEDTTPEKSEKVEHKEENADSQKIEETTKNA, from the coding sequence ATGGGTTCTTTTAGTATTGGTCACTGGCTAGTTGTTTTAGCGATTATTGTTTTACTTTTTGGAGCAAAGAAGATCCCAGAACTTGCAAAAGGACTAGGCAAAGGCATAAAGACTTTTAAGGCTGAGATGGAGGATACAACCCCTGAAAAAAGTGAGAAAGTCGAGCATAAAGAAGAGAATGCCGATAGTCAAAAAATAGAAGAAACAACTAAAAACGCATAG
- the gmk gene encoding guanylate kinase — protein sequence MQGQILVVSGPSGSGKSTLLGRLLKEEKDLYFSISSTTRAKREGEVDGVDYYFIKEDEFKSGIEKGEFLEWAQVHKNYYGTSLKPVLAALETGKIVIFDIDVQGFHIALEKFRSYITSVFITTANKKELKKRLKNRGTDSDETIENRLMNAVGEMEHILEYDYFLVNDDIEKSYKGLKSILRAMRLKSTKIDLRRVIDEWIDC from the coding sequence TTGCAAGGACAAATTTTAGTAGTTTCTGGACCTAGTGGAAGTGGGAAAAGTACGCTTTTGGGTCGTCTTTTAAAGGAAGAGAAGGATCTTTATTTTTCTATTTCAAGCACGACAAGGGCAAAAAGAGAAGGTGAAGTCGATGGAGTGGATTACTATTTTATAAAAGAAGATGAATTTAAAAGCGGCATAGAAAAGGGCGAATTTTTAGAATGGGCGCAGGTGCATAAAAACTATTATGGAACGAGTCTAAAGCCTGTTTTAGCAGCACTTGAAACTGGGAAGATAGTTATATTTGATATCGACGTACAAGGCTTTCACATCGCACTTGAAAAATTTAGAAGCTACATAACTTCAGTTTTTATCACAACTGCAAATAAAAAAGAGCTTAAAAAACGCTTGAAAAACCGCGGAACTGATAGCGACGAAACGATAGAAAATCGCCTAATGAACGCAGTTGGCGAGATGGAGCACATCTTAGAATATGATTATTTTTTGGTAAATGATGACATTGAAAAGAGTTATAAAGGCCTAAAATCAATTCTTAGAGCGATGAGGTTAAAAAGCACGAAAATAGATCTAAGACGCGTTATTGATGAGTGGATAGATTGCTAG